CTTGGCCATGGGGTACGACAGCTCCTCAGGTGTTCGGGTGAACTGACCGGGACGGGGCAGAACTCTTGACGTCAAGATACCTGACGCGGGGGCGGGAGGCGACTCGCCTACCCTCGCACCGGTCGTCCGGCGAGGCTAGGCTTCGCGTGGCCTACGCGGGGTAGGGCCTGACGACTCTCTGGAGGAGCAGCTCGCCATGAGCGACATCGTGGAAGACACACCCACCACCGGGCAGAAGTTCACCGCCGAGCTGCTGGGCACGTTCGTGCTCGTCTTCTTCGGCTGCGGCGCGGCACTCATCAGTGGCGGTGACTACGTCGCCACCGGCCTGACGTTCGGCCTCACGGTCGTGGTGATGGCCTACGCCGTCGGCCGCATCTCCGGCGGCCACTTCAACCCGGCGGTCACGCTCGGTGCCGTCCTGGGCGGTCGGCTCCCGTGGAGCCAGGTCGGCATCTACGTCGCCGCGCAGCTGGTCGGCGGCCTGGTGGCCGGAGCCGTGCTCTTCGGCCTGATGCACGGCTTCGAGGGCTTCGACGCCGAGGGCCGGATGGCGCAGAACGCCTATGGCGACGCGGGCTCCGGCTACGCCTGGTGGGCCGCCCTGCTGCTCGAGATGGTGCTGACCGCGGTCTTCCTCTGGGTGATCCTCGCGGTCACCGACGAGCGCAACCAGGTCAACGCCGTCATGGGCCCGCTGACCATCGGTCTCGCGCTCGCGATGATCCACTTCGCCTC
This region of Nocardioides palaemonis genomic DNA includes:
- a CDS encoding MIP family channel protein, with the protein product MSDIVEDTPTTGQKFTAELLGTFVLVFFGCGAALISGGDYVATGLTFGLTVVVMAYAVGRISGGHFNPAVTLGAVLGGRLPWSQVGIYVAAQLVGGLVAGAVLFGLMHGFEGFDAEGRMAQNAYGDAGSGYAWWAALLLEMVLTAVFLWVILAVTDERNQVNAVMGPLTIGLALAMIHFASMGATGTSVNPARSIGVGVFAGTDAIVQLWLFVVAPLLGAAVAGLTYPLLFGHGAAPVAGSGLSFGGGRKAQPVPGSYEAQWNQGQQGGWGQPGSPWGAPPQQQWGQPDPYQQQQPAQQQPDPYAAPPAQQGQPGQWGQPPQQPPAQGQPGQPGQWGAPPAQPGQTAQPGQPGHWGNP